In a genomic window of Streptomyces sp. NBC_01231:
- a CDS encoding isochorismatase family protein, translating into MVSRGLIVVDVQNDFCEGGSIPVTGGARIATKIADLVEQAAGREYQYVVATRDHHIDPGGHFSQTPDFKDSFPVHCVAGGEGSEFHPHFAPAVTGGKVDAVFYKGAHSASKSGFEGADEAGTPLADWLRARGVKKVDVVGIATDHCVRATALDAVKAGFRARVRLDYSVGVAPDTTAAAVNDFRQAGIAVSGKAPAPEQS; encoded by the coding sequence ATGGTGAGCCGAGGCTTGATCGTCGTGGACGTGCAGAACGACTTCTGTGAGGGAGGCAGTATTCCCGTGACGGGTGGCGCGCGGATCGCGACCAAGATCGCCGACCTGGTGGAGCAGGCCGCGGGCCGTGAGTACCAGTACGTCGTTGCCACCCGTGACCATCACATCGACCCGGGAGGTCACTTCTCCCAGACCCCGGACTTCAAGGACAGTTTCCCCGTCCACTGCGTGGCAGGAGGCGAAGGCAGCGAGTTCCATCCCCACTTCGCGCCCGCTGTCACCGGTGGAAAGGTCGATGCCGTCTTCTACAAGGGCGCCCACAGTGCCTCCAAGAGCGGCTTCGAAGGAGCCGACGAAGCGGGAACCCCCCTCGCGGACTGGCTGCGTGCCCGCGGGGTCAAGAAGGTTGATGTGGTGGGCATCGCCACGGACCACTGCGTGCGTGCGACCGCGCTGGACGCCGTGAAGGCCGGCTTCCGCGCACGGGTACGCCTGGACTACTCGGTCGGGGTCGCCCCGGACACGACGGCGGCCGCCGTGAACGACTTTCGCCAGGCCGGGATCGCGGTATCCGGCAAGGCACCGGCACCGGAACAGTCCTGA
- a CDS encoding lamin tail domain-containing protein — protein sequence MSASASATARRLAAAALAAGALVSVAALPASAADHARPHHPKVEISAVQYDSPGRDDRSNRSLNKEWVELTNTTRHAVNLDGWTLKDDSGYTYTFDHYRLAGRASVRVHTGEGRDTRTDLFQDRRAYVWNNDHDTATLRNDHGRFVDESSWGRERHHRGTMRR from the coding sequence TTGTCCGCTTCCGCTTCTGCCACCGCCCGTCGTCTCGCCGCTGCCGCGCTCGCGGCCGGCGCTCTGGTCTCGGTGGCGGCGCTGCCGGCGTCCGCGGCCGACCACGCCCGCCCCCACCACCCGAAGGTGGAGATCTCTGCCGTCCAGTACGACTCCCCGGGACGCGATGACCGCTCCAACCGCTCGCTGAACAAGGAATGGGTGGAACTGACCAACACCACCCGCCACGCGGTCAACCTCGACGGCTGGACCCTGAAGGACGACTCCGGCTACACGTACACCTTCGACCACTACCGCCTGGCCGGCCGTGCGAGTGTCCGCGTCCACACCGGTGAAGGCCGTGACACCCGCACCGACCTGTTCCAGGACCGCCGCGCCTACGTGTGGAACAACGACCACGACACCGCGACCCTGCGCAACGACCACGGCCGCTTCGTCGACGAGTCGTCCTGGGGCCGCGAGCGCCACCACCGCGGCACCATGCGCCGCTGA
- a CDS encoding Ku protein: MPRTIWSGAISFGLVTVPIHVQSATEDHSIRFHQYHLEDMGRVRTRKVCEVEDREVAQSEIGKGYELTKTQVIPISDAELRELPLPTAKAIEIEAFVPLGSIDPIQIGEGYYLAPDGQVAAKPYKLLVQALGRSSKVAVAKYAWSGRERLGLLRVRDNVIVLHAMHWPDEIRDPAELLPPPTEVSEEEIEGALALMESMTREDLEGPEFEDAYTDAMAKIIEAKREDRELPEVPEPEKPGEVLDLMAALTESVNKAKASRGEDTKAAVHELPKKATAKKATAKKQPAKKAAAKKTTKKTSGHRPRSA; the protein is encoded by the coding sequence ATGCCCCGAACCATTTGGTCCGGTGCCATCTCGTTTGGCCTGGTCACCGTGCCTATCCACGTGCAGTCCGCGACCGAGGATCATTCGATCCGCTTCCACCAGTACCACCTGGAGGACATGGGCCGAGTGCGTACGCGCAAGGTGTGCGAGGTGGAGGACCGGGAGGTTGCCCAGTCGGAGATCGGCAAGGGCTACGAGCTGACCAAGACGCAGGTCATCCCGATCTCGGACGCGGAGCTGCGGGAGCTGCCGCTGCCGACCGCGAAGGCGATCGAGATCGAGGCGTTCGTGCCGCTCGGCAGTATCGACCCGATCCAGATCGGCGAGGGCTACTACCTCGCGCCGGACGGGCAAGTCGCGGCGAAGCCGTACAAGCTGCTGGTGCAGGCGCTGGGCAGGTCGTCGAAGGTGGCGGTCGCGAAGTACGCGTGGAGCGGCAGGGAGAGGCTGGGGCTTTTGCGGGTGCGGGACAACGTCATTGTGCTGCATGCGATGCACTGGCCGGATGAGATCCGCGACCCTGCCGAGCTGCTGCCGCCGCCGACGGAGGTCTCCGAGGAGGAGATCGAGGGCGCGCTGGCGCTGATGGAGTCGATGACCCGCGAGGACCTCGAGGGGCCGGAGTTCGAGGACGCTTACACGGACGCCATGGCGAAGATCATCGAGGCGAAGCGGGAGGACCGCGAGCTTCCCGAGGTGCCGGAGCCCGAGAAGCCGGGCGAGGTCCTCGATCTGATGGCCGCGCTGACGGAGTCCGTGAACAAGGCCAAGGCTTCCCGCGGCGAGGACACCAAGGCGGCGGTGCACGAGCTGCCGAAGAAGGCCACGGCCAAGAAGGCGACGGCGAAGAAACAGCCGGCCAAGAAGGCCGCCGCAAAGAAAACCACGAAGAAGACGTCAGGTCACCGACCGCGCAGCGCCTGA
- a CDS encoding peptidase inhibitor family I36 protein translates to MVLAAAVALVPLLITAPTADAASGSAAGQAAGIDCPDGYVCIYPEINFDGQPWVKRAVDGSVKDLPSAIRDRGSSIRNNSGRTARVYEKRNYSGRWVCVTQSGGSIHDLRGYNLNDTTRSLKINRNDCG, encoded by the coding sequence ATGGTCCTGGCTGCAGCCGTCGCCCTCGTTCCGCTGCTGATCACCGCTCCTACCGCTGACGCTGCCTCCGGCTCCGCAGCCGGGCAGGCGGCCGGCATCGACTGCCCCGACGGTTACGTCTGCATCTACCCCGAGATCAACTTCGATGGCCAGCCCTGGGTGAAACGGGCCGTCGACGGCAGCGTCAAGGACCTGCCCTCCGCCATCCGCGACCGCGGCAGCTCCATCCGCAACAACTCCGGCCGCACCGCCCGCGTCTACGAAAAACGCAACTACTCCGGCCGCTGGGTCTGCGTCACCCAAAGCGGCGGCTCCATCCACGACCTGCGCGGCTACAACCTCAACGACACCACCCGCTCGCTGAAGATCAACCGCAACGACTGCGGATGA
- a CDS encoding DUF6233 domain-containing protein, whose protein sequence is MLEKPAPRVTVTLPGGRVVHGRLHARRQDTDGRWWYEVSLSMPAAAVHPQDGEDYSHVPTERAAGTQWVLQALRHDTPEQRALILHRAGCWAAEGHLTPADDTQARIFLREVWATACDACHPAPQEPG, encoded by the coding sequence ATGCTCGAAAAACCGGCTCCGCGCGTGACCGTCACCCTTCCCGGGGGTCGTGTCGTCCACGGCCGTCTCCACGCCCGCCGGCAGGACACCGACGGCCGCTGGTGGTACGAGGTCTCGCTGTCCATGCCCGCCGCAGCCGTCCATCCCCAGGACGGCGAGGACTACAGTCACGTCCCCACCGAACGCGCCGCCGGGACGCAGTGGGTGCTCCAAGCCCTCCGTCACGACACCCCAGAGCAGCGCGCCCTGATCCTCCACCGGGCCGGATGCTGGGCCGCCGAAGGACACCTCACACCCGCCGACGACACGCAGGCCCGCATTTTCCTCCGCGAGGTGTGGGCCACAGCATGCGACGCCTGCCACCCGGCACCGCAGGAGCCAGGGTAG
- a CDS encoding ABC transporter ATP-binding protein, whose amino-acid sequence MEVIGVHHAYGRREVLRGVDLRLERGVLAGIVGENGAGKSTLLKILSGELAPDRGSVLHHGGFGYCPQAAVLNDALTVRQHLDYFKVAYGLTDLVRAEEVMEALQFSDYADERAGVLSGGTKQKLNLTLALMHDPRILLLDEPYQGFDWETYQRFWDLATWLRDDGRSVLVVSHLAYDAARLDVLWRLDGGFLQEQTTERAA is encoded by the coding sequence ATGGAGGTAATCGGCGTGCACCACGCCTACGGACGGCGCGAGGTGCTGCGCGGTGTCGACCTGCGACTCGAACGGGGCGTCCTGGCCGGGATCGTCGGGGAGAACGGCGCGGGCAAGTCGACCCTGTTGAAAATCCTCTCCGGCGAGTTGGCACCCGACCGAGGCTCGGTGCTCCACCACGGCGGATTCGGGTACTGCCCGCAGGCCGCCGTCCTCAACGACGCACTCACCGTCCGCCAGCACCTGGACTACTTCAAGGTCGCCTACGGACTGACCGACCTGGTGCGAGCCGAAGAGGTCATGGAGGCGCTCCAGTTCAGCGATTACGCCGACGAGAGAGCCGGAGTCCTCAGCGGCGGCACGAAGCAGAAACTGAACCTCACCCTCGCCCTCATGCACGACCCGCGCATCCTGCTGCTGGACGAGCCCTACCAGGGCTTCGACTGGGAGACCTACCAGCGGTTCTGGGACCTGGCCACCTGGCTGCGCGACGACGGCCGCTCGGTCCTCGTCGTCTCCCATCTCGCCTACGACGCCGCACGCCTCGACGTGCTGTGGCGCCTGGACGGCGGCTTTCTGCAGGAGCAGACCACGGAGCGCGCCGCATGA
- a CDS encoding HNH endonuclease family protein, translated as MLKAVLRGLAAASLTVLPLTVSAPAHAAQTLPLAEAVANLPMGTESRDGYERDAFRHWNAGANLSDGCSTRAEVLISEAVEPPAVGPNCRLTGGSWWSYYDQVWVTSASGLDIDHMVPLAESWDSGASAWTAQRREAYANDQGAAASLVAVTARSNRSKADQDPAQWLPPAVGVHCRYAAEWVATKLRWSLTADEAEVAALREVAAGCPDQSVTYEPVA; from the coding sequence ATGCTCAAAGCCGTGCTGCGCGGCCTGGCCGCCGCCTCCCTCACTGTCCTGCCCCTCACCGTCTCAGCGCCCGCCCACGCGGCACAGACGCTTCCCCTGGCCGAAGCCGTCGCCAACCTGCCTATGGGGACGGAGTCCCGGGATGGCTACGAGCGGGACGCCTTCCGCCACTGGAACGCCGGCGCCAATTTGTCCGACGGCTGCAGCACACGCGCCGAGGTTCTGATCTCCGAGGCCGTCGAACCCCCTGCGGTCGGACCCAACTGCCGTCTGACGGGTGGGAGCTGGTGGTCGTACTACGACCAGGTGTGGGTGACGTCAGCCTCCGGCCTGGACATCGACCACATGGTTCCCCTGGCGGAAAGCTGGGACAGCGGTGCGTCCGCGTGGACGGCGCAGCGCCGCGAGGCGTATGCCAACGACCAGGGCGCGGCCGCCAGCCTGGTGGCTGTCACCGCGCGCTCGAACCGGTCCAAGGCGGACCAGGATCCCGCCCAGTGGCTGCCGCCTGCCGTCGGCGTGCACTGCCGGTACGCCGCCGAGTGGGTCGCAACGAAGCTCCGCTGGAGCCTCACAGCTGATGAGGCCGAGGTGGCCGCCCTGCGCGAGGTGGCGGCCGGCTGCCCGGACCAGAGCGTGACGTACGAGCCAGTCGCATAA
- a CDS encoding DUF6207 family protein, whose amino-acid sequence MKQINDAHVAVPGLAVVEVAAADDETAFAVQELLAARCAIAPAERTTREPGEPGVRLRFFLDLRQEPDA is encoded by the coding sequence ATGAAACAGATCAACGACGCCCACGTCGCCGTGCCGGGCCTGGCCGTGGTGGAAGTCGCGGCCGCGGATGACGAGACCGCCTTCGCGGTCCAGGAACTGCTCGCCGCGCGGTGCGCCATCGCGCCGGCGGAGCGTACGACCCGGGAACCAGGCGAGCCCGGCGTGCGGCTGCGGTTCTTCCTGGACCTGCGCCAGGAACCCGACGCGTAG
- a CDS encoding ABC transporter permease, with the protein MTLRPPVRRHRTFLVTAARYALVEHLRNRFAMVLMALFIPVWTALAFWSVPATRTRFKLRATGDVLTPAGNQLTEITGALNAVTLIIGFMMFAASFAGGHFDRRLALAGYPRTHLILAKLTALTLASATVALYATALTCAFWRPEQPALLAAALFSAGITYGALGVAFGSLLRREVEGMFAIVMTSVIDLALQNPLYSASSDSAIVRYLPSYGAMQAATGAGFSSTPLPKYLAIQAAWFAAAALVALLSFHFRTRNSLNRRPQPHVIAPHTADVPPQTDAPPIEASPSHRTEQPPDVDQVRR; encoded by the coding sequence ATGACACTCCGCCCTCCCGTACGCCGGCATCGCACGTTCCTGGTGACCGCGGCCCGCTACGCGCTTGTCGAGCACCTACGCAACCGTTTCGCCATGGTGCTCATGGCCCTGTTCATCCCGGTGTGGACCGCCCTGGCGTTCTGGTCCGTCCCCGCCACCCGCACCCGCTTCAAACTGCGTGCCACCGGCGACGTCCTCACCCCCGCCGGCAACCAGCTCACCGAGATCACCGGCGCTCTCAACGCCGTCACGCTGATCATCGGCTTCATGATGTTCGCGGCCTCCTTCGCAGGCGGCCACTTCGACCGCCGGCTAGCCCTGGCCGGCTACCCCCGCACCCATCTCATCCTCGCCAAACTCACCGCCCTCACCCTGGCCTCCGCAACCGTGGCCCTCTACGCAACAGCGCTCACCTGTGCCTTCTGGCGGCCCGAACAGCCCGCCCTGCTCGCAGCGGCCCTGTTCAGCGCCGGCATCACCTACGGCGCCCTGGGCGTCGCCTTCGGCTCCCTGCTACGCCGCGAAGTGGAGGGCATGTTCGCCATCGTGATGACCAGCGTCATCGACCTCGCCCTCCAAAACCCGCTCTACAGCGCCAGCTCCGACAGCGCCATCGTGCGCTACCTGCCCTCCTACGGAGCCATGCAGGCCGCCACCGGCGCCGGATTCTCCTCCACCCCCTTGCCGAAATACCTGGCCATCCAGGCCGCATGGTTCGCCGCCGCCGCCCTCGTCGCCCTCCTCTCCTTCCACTTCCGCACCCGAAACAGCCTCAACAGAAGACCGCAGCCGCATGTCATCGCGCCCCACACCGCTGACGTCCCCCCTCAAACTGACGCTCCCCCGATCGAGGCGTCCCCGTCCCACCGAACCGAGCAGCCACCGGACGTGGACCAGGTCAGGAGGTGA